ATCACAGTTGAGTAACCTGGTCTGGTACGGTTAAAATCATGTCGTGTGTTTGCATTTTGGAGATAGAAGAAAACTTGCTATGTTTATCTTTCAATCGTATTTTTTaaggttaaaagaaaaaaaaataataactccTAACAACGTTATTATTCTTGCAAGCGTACTTCTTAGAATTATTATACTTTCGGTTTCATGAACGGAGTTCAAATCATTTTTTGCAGACAACACGCAAATATCCACAATCCGTACTCTAGTTAAAAGTATTACCTGGTCGAATTTTCGAAGTTAAAACCTGGACACGGAGTTTCTAAGATATACGATAGCGCCATTTCAAGAAAGAAATTTCCCGATCTTATTTCAGTGCAAGACTCTTGTGTTCCGTGTGTTTCTCCGGCTTCGGTCTCCGAGTTTCCCGCCGCACGATGTCGCTGTTTCTCACTACGCGTACATGCGGTATTTTAGGGTAACTTTTGACACATGTAGTACCGTATTTCTAAGCAGAAAGAACATTGTCCAAGTTCTGGTTCCATAAAGATTTACAGAAATGGAGAGACACACGACGGACTCGAGAGTCAAAGGTGTTAGTACAGGGGTGAGTACCTGGCCCTCACTGCGGGGAGGGGGGACGGAGGAAAATTTTAATGGTCAACAAGTCTGAGAGACTCTCCTCACCGCcaccggagggggggggggggaatcatatTATTTCCATTGTAGACTGTAGTTGAACATTGAAGCCCGGTGATTGAATTATTTGTGTTCGTGTATCTGAGCAGCAGGGAAATGTTCATTTGTAAACATCAAATTTACACGTTTTTCTTCTTCtacatttactttcactttcGAGTTTGTCATGATTCAAACATTTCTTGTCGATTTAAGATCAAATCCTTTAAAATTTTTATCTGCGAAATGAAATGGTCTCTTGCTTGTTGTGCACTGTATATAGCTGTGATTGATCATGGTAACTGTTTTAAGCCTTTGTGGTGTTTCCATTACTGTACATTAAGGACTGTGAGAACTTTTTAGGAATGAAGCTAAAGCACAGCATGCTAAATGCAGAAATCAACTGAATAAGGTTGATGATTCTGAGGATGATGTCTGATGGCACTCTTTATGACTGTCATCCTATGGATGTACCTCACTTTGATGTGCAGACCACTATCCTGGCTGTGAAGTTTAGAGGAGGAGTGCTCATCGGCTCAGACTCACGGGCCTCCATTGGAGGGTGAGTTCACCGTGTGCTCATATTAACAGCTGATGTTCAGTACCACCAACTCTTAATGCGATGTGACTCACTTTTCTGTCCAACATCTAAACAGTCACATTTCAAACGGCTAAGCATATTTGGCGTAgattgttttattctttcttaAGATGTTGATAGATCATCTTCAAAGAACTTTTATGCTAAAATAAATTAGATATAACACAAGAGTTTAGTTTTTAGTAGGATGTTTTTCACGTTCTCTTAACTGTTGTATCACTGCTACAGACTGTACGCTAGAAATGTCACTGAAAAGTTTCTGACTATCCTGTTTTAGGTCTTATGTGGCCTCCAGAGTGATCAACAAGCTGATCCAGGTACATGACAGAATATTCTGCTGTATCGCTGGCTCCCTGGCAGATGCTCAAGCAGTCACTAGAGCAGCCAAATTCCAGCTGTCATTTCACAGGTAATCTTCACTAGTCTTTTCCAATATTATACGTAACATTTAATCTATATTAGAAGCTGAACAACACCTGTGTTGGTCTTCTTCAGCATGGAATAAAGATCAGCATGGTATAAAAATTAACAATTTACACAATTATATTGATATTTTTACTTGGTCAAGCATTGTTGACCAGCATACTGTGTAAAATCTGTTACATGCTTTCTGCTTTGTAAAGCAAAATGAACTGTAACATGTGATGTGTAATTCTACTGTTCCTTTGTGACACTCTACTAGTCTAAAGTGCTTACAGAGATATTAATATTATACTGTGTCCATTTGAGATAGTGTCCAGATGGACTCCCCGCCTCTTGTTAAGGCAGCAGCCTCTGTTTTGCGAGAGCTGTGCTACAGCAACAAGGAAGAGCTGCAAGCTGGTTTCATCACCGCTGGCTGGGACAAGAAGAAAGGCCCACAGGTGAGCCTGCTCGTATGACAAGACTGGCCAGACCCCGGCCCCCAGAGGCACAAACCTGCAGAATTTTAGAGAATACATGTCTGTTACCACCTGAAATACATAGTAAATTAATcaatttttctaaataaatactttagtGAAGCATTTTTTGAAGGTTCTCTTTCACCAAAAGATCATATATTGTTCAAGATTGAGGTTGGCAATATACTGACAGGGTTGTCTAACCTACAAATTTCTGGAAAGATTAAGAATCCttactttcatttcattaattacCTTTGAGTTTCTCAGAAAAGATGGTatgcacacagaaaaatactATTGTAGAGGTTATAGAAAGCCAGTGTCATTCTGCTTTATTTGGTGCCATCCTTTTTAATGCATGATAGCCCATCCCAAACCCTTTTCTCCATACAGGTGTATACAGTGTCTCTAGGGGGCATGTTGCTCAGCCTGCCCTTTACCATTGGTGGGTCAGGCAGCACCTACATCTACGGCTACGTGGATGCAAAATACAAGGCAGACATGAGTCGTGAAGAGTGCCTGCAGTTTGCCACAAATGGTACagtgtattaatatttaaaaggcTTTGAACTTTGGAAAAGTCTTTACTGCCAGTATTATATCAGTTGTACAGTGTGAAAAATGAATCAGGTCAGACACATTTGTAGTTTTAAGGTTGCAGGTTAAGAACCTACTGTTTATACCTTGAGGGACATGCTTAGCGTGAATTGTTACAGaaaaatttgaacatttttaataaaagtgacAACATTGAAAGTGAAGCAGTAACTTACCTTTGGGTAAGGATAAAGTTTTAAATTTGGTCAGCTGAAGTAATTCATTGTTCCATGTAACTTATCTGAACTAATGTATCACTTCATCGTGTTCTGTattctttacatttcttttctttccattacATATGGCtgatattttaaattactttgctAAAATAACAAGGAGTGGCAGGGAACCCTTCATTATGATTGCATATTGCAGTTGTTCTAACAGTCTGTCTTGTTTCTTTCTCAAGCTCTCGCCTTAGCAATGGGCAGAGACAATGTAAGCGGTGGCATCATCCATCTGGTGGTGATCACAGAGGAAGGAGCGGAGCATATCGTCATCCCTGGAGATAAACTGCCCAAGTTCCACGATCAGTAGAAAGAATTCACCATGTCTTTCAGCTGTTGCTGACCCGTGAAGTGCTGCACCTaggaataaaaacaactttaaaacatacaaaattacCAACAAAAACTATCagaaaaaatcctttaaatCCTGTTGGAGCTGTGGATTCATTCTCCATACACTAAAACATCCATTCATTTGAAAGCCTTTGTAATTTTCTGTCCTTCTCTATGACCCCTAGTTTTTACTGACCAACACgtagctttgtttttcagtgtttttttgtatgttaagttgca
This genomic interval from Scleropages formosus chromosome 23, fSclFor1.1, whole genome shotgun sequence contains the following:
- the psmb12 gene encoding proteasome 20S subunit beta 12, whose product is MERHTTDSRVKGVSTGTTILAVKFRGGVLIGSDSRASIGGSYVASRVINKLIQVHDRIFCCIAGSLADAQAVTRAAKFQLSFHSVQMDSPPLVKAAASVLRELCYSNKEELQAGFITAGWDKKKGPQVYTVSLGGMLLSLPFTIGGSGSTYIYGYVDAKYKADMSREECLQFATNALALAMGRDNVSGGIIHLVVITEEGAEHIVIPGDKLPKFHDQ